Proteins encoded together in one Lathyrus oleraceus cultivar Zhongwan6 chromosome 5, CAAS_Psat_ZW6_1.0, whole genome shotgun sequence window:
- the LOC127079793 gene encoding proline-rich receptor-like protein kinase PERK10 produces the protein MKRMREPYENSKKAKKAKLGETSGSKPPVPLANSPSKSMPPSRSIKLKHVASSLPQNTPIYTPLETPPSTPKTSNPPSHKFNLATTTLPVSEAEMLNKTTSPSSSSPSSPPYYILSLDNETFVPQSPILAQLQARALASQQPSKLEPEPEVTSPPPEQKNPPPSDQPQTPTPEQQTNPPPEQPVPSPSEHQPNPQPEQTTPPPSNIPRH, from the coding sequence atgaagaggatgcgagagccCTATGAGAATTCCAAGAAGGCAAAGAAGGCAAAGTTGGGAGAAACCTCTGGGTCAAAACCTCCAGTTCCTCTGGCTAATTCTCCAAGTAAGTCTATGCCTCCTTCTCGCTCTATTAAATTAAAGCATGTTGCTTCTTCTCTCCCTCAAAACACTCCCATTTACACCCCATTAGAAACACCTCCCTCAACACCCAAAACTTCTAACCCACCATCCCACAAATTCAATCTCGCAACCACTACCCTACCCGTTTCTGAAGCAGAAATGCTGAACAAAACCACCTCACCATCATCTTCCTCACCTTCATCCCCACCATACTATATTCTCTCATTAGACAATGAAACATTTGTCCCCCAATCTCCCATTCTAGCTCAACTTCAAGCACGTGCTCTGGCCTCACAACAACCATCAAAACttgaacctgaacctgaagtcaccTCTCCACCCCCTGAACAAAAAAATCCACCTCCATCTGATCAACCTCAAACACCGACCCCTGAACAACAAACTAATCCCCCTCCTGAACAACCAGTACCCTCACCATCTGAACATCAACCAAATCCACAACCTGAACAAACAACACCGCCGCCCTCTAATATTCCTCGCCACTAA